The proteins below are encoded in one region of Hordeum vulgare subsp. vulgare chromosome 3H, MorexV3_pseudomolecules_assembly, whole genome shotgun sequence:
- the LOC123444173 gene encoding uncharacterized protein LOC123444173 isoform X4, producing the protein MTGTYICKKWNFELVEQAKVKEKNMILMGQEIQQRRAKLANFNGYGAQFRKRHGNLSKNSGAILINDSKDIWIPCRLSKSTVRLRVCS; encoded by the exons AAGTGGAATTTTGAGTTGGTGGAACAAGCGAAAGTAAAGGAAAAGAACATGATTTTGATGGGGCAAGAAATTCAACAACGGCGGGCCAAATTAGCTAATTTTAATGGCTATGGGGCACAA TTCAGGAAGAGGCATGGTAATCTATCAAAGAACAGTGGTGCAATATTAATTAACGACTCAAAG GATATATGGATTCCATGCCGCCTCTCCAAAAGCACGGTCCGACTCCGCGTTTGCTCCTAG